In the genome of Mycobacterium kansasii ATCC 12478, one region contains:
- a CDS encoding sodium-dependent bicarbonate transport family permease: protein MLHEFWENFTHNLFKPLLLFFYFGFLIPILKVRFEFPYVIYQGLTMYLLLAIGWHGGEELAKIKASSIGTIVGFMVLGFLLNFAIGGLAYLLLSRMSSMRRVDRATVAGYYGSDSAGTFATCVAVLTSVGIAFNAYMPVMLAVMEIPGCLVALYLVARLRHRGMDEAGYMPDEPGYTPPAKVSLGPGTAARPARGETLEATNDRGIEQELELSLEKQEHPDWEEAGEGSRKASLFSRELLQEVFLNPGLCLLLGGIIIGLISGLQGEKVVHDDDTFFVTAFQGVLALFLLEMGMTASRKLKDLRTAGRGFILFGLLAPNLFATLGIVVAHSYAYLTNSDFKPGTYVLFAVLCGAASYIAVPAVQRLAIPEASPTLPLAASLGLTFSYNVTIGIPLYIEVARMVGQWFHTTA, encoded by the coding sequence ATGCTGCATGAGTTCTGGGAGAATTTCACCCACAACCTTTTCAAACCGCTGCTGCTGTTCTTTTACTTCGGGTTCTTGATCCCGATCCTCAAGGTGCGGTTCGAGTTCCCCTACGTGATCTACCAGGGCCTCACCATGTACCTGCTGCTGGCCATCGGCTGGCATGGCGGTGAAGAGCTCGCCAAGATCAAGGCGTCCAGCATCGGAACGATCGTCGGATTCATGGTTTTGGGCTTTCTCCTGAACTTCGCGATCGGCGGACTGGCTTACCTACTGCTGAGCCGCATGAGTTCGATGCGGCGAGTCGATCGAGCGACCGTCGCCGGCTACTACGGGTCGGATTCCGCCGGGACCTTCGCCACCTGCGTCGCGGTGCTTACCAGCGTCGGCATCGCCTTCAACGCCTACATGCCGGTCATGTTGGCTGTCATGGAGATTCCCGGCTGCCTGGTGGCGCTCTACCTGGTGGCACGCCTGCGGCACCGGGGAATGGACGAGGCCGGGTATATGCCCGACGAGCCGGGCTACACCCCCCCGGCCAAGGTCTCACTCGGGCCGGGAACCGCGGCGCGGCCGGCCCGCGGGGAAACTCTCGAAGCCACCAACGACCGCGGAATCGAGCAGGAGTTGGAGCTCTCGCTGGAAAAGCAGGAGCATCCGGACTGGGAGGAAGCCGGGGAAGGCAGCCGCAAGGCATCCCTGTTCTCGCGTGAGCTGCTGCAGGAAGTCTTCCTCAACCCTGGGCTGTGTCTGCTGCTCGGCGGCATCATCATCGGACTCATCAGCGGACTACAAGGAGAGAAAGTCGTCCACGACGATGACACCTTCTTCGTCACGGCCTTCCAGGGCGTACTGGCGCTGTTCCTGCTCGAGATGGGCATGACGGCATCCCGCAAGCTCAAGGACCTGAGGACCGCGGGTCGGGGGTTCATCTTGTTCGGCCTGTTGGCGCCGAACCTCTTTGCGACGCTGGGAATCGTGGTCGCCCACAGCTACGCCTACCTGACCAATAGCGACTTCAAGCCGGGCACCTACGTGTTATTCGCGGTACTGTGCGGCGCGGCGTCCTACATCGCCGTTCCGGCGGTGCAGCGACTGGCGATCCCCGAGGCAAGTCCGACGCTGCCGCTCGCCGCATCGCTGGGTTTGACGTTCTCCTACAACGTCACGATCGGGATCCCGCTGTATATCGAGGTCGCCCGCATGGTCGGGCAGTGGTTCCATACCACCGCGTGA
- the hemW gene encoding radical SAM family heme chaperone HemW has translation MTLRERPVELPGMLRSPGQPFGLYVHVPFCVTRCGYCDFNTYTPAELGGVNPDAWLLALGTELELAAARLDAPTLNTVFVGGGTPSLLGGERLTRLLGMVRDCFALAPDAEITTEANPESTWPEFFDAIRAAGYTRVSLGMQSVAPRVLATLDRVHSPGRASAAAREAMDAGFEHVNLDLIYGTPGESDDDLLRSVAAAIDAGVDHVSAYALVVEDGTALARRVRRGELSAPDGDVLAHRYELADARLTAAGLRWYEVSNWARPGGECRHNLGYWDGGQWWGAGPGAHGYVGATRWWNVKHPNAYAELVAGATLPVAGFEQLGADALHTEDVLLKIRLRQGLPMSRLDSAERERAKVVLADGLLATEGDRLVLTDRGRLLADAVVRTLLG, from the coding sequence ATGACTCTTCGCGAGCGACCAGTCGAGCTACCTGGGATGCTGCGCAGTCCCGGGCAGCCGTTCGGGCTGTATGTGCATGTCCCGTTCTGCGTCACCCGATGCGGGTATTGCGACTTCAATACCTACACCCCTGCCGAGCTGGGCGGCGTCAACCCGGACGCCTGGTTGCTGGCTCTGGGTACTGAGCTGGAGCTGGCCGCCGCACGGCTCGACGCACCCACGCTGAACACGGTATTCGTCGGCGGCGGGACACCGTCGCTGCTCGGTGGTGAGCGCCTGACGAGGTTGCTCGGCATGGTTCGCGACTGTTTTGCGCTGGCGCCGGATGCTGAGATCACCACCGAGGCGAATCCCGAGTCAACCTGGCCGGAGTTCTTCGACGCGATCAGGGCAGCCGGGTACACGCGGGTATCGCTCGGCATGCAATCGGTGGCGCCGCGGGTGCTGGCCACCCTGGACCGGGTGCACTCGCCGGGCCGGGCCAGCGCCGCCGCGCGCGAGGCAATGGACGCAGGCTTCGAACACGTCAACCTCGACCTGATCTACGGCACCCCGGGGGAGTCCGACGATGATCTGCTGCGTTCGGTAGCGGCGGCGATCGACGCCGGCGTCGACCACGTTTCGGCCTACGCCCTGGTCGTCGAGGACGGAACGGCGCTGGCCCGGCGTGTGCGGCGCGGCGAGCTGAGCGCCCCGGACGGCGACGTGCTCGCCCATCGTTACGAGTTGGCCGACGCGCGGCTGACCGCGGCCGGGTTGAGGTGGTACGAGGTGTCCAACTGGGCCCGGCCGGGAGGCGAGTGCCGACACAACCTCGGGTATTGGGACGGTGGCCAGTGGTGGGGCGCCGGTCCCGGTGCACACGGTTACGTCGGCGCGACGCGATGGTGGAACGTCAAACATCCGAACGCCTACGCGGAGCTGGTTGCGGGTGCGACGCTGCCGGTGGCGGGCTTCGAGCAGCTCGGAGCCGACGCGTTGCACACCGAAGACGTGCTGCTGAAAATCCGGTTGCGTCAGGGATTGCCGATGAGTCGGCTCGATTCCGCCGAACGAGAGCGTGCCAAAGTGGTGCTGGCCGACGGGTTGCTGGCAACCGAGGGTGACCGGCTGGTCCTCACGGACCGGGGGCGATTGCTGGCCGACGCCGTGGTGCGCACGCTGCTGGGATGA
- a CDS encoding PE family protein, with the protein MSFVTTVPELVDAAATDFARIGSAINAAAQAAAIPTTSVLSAGSDEVSAGIAAVFGAHGRAYQALAAHVSAFHDQFVQNLAASAGSYASAEAANAAPSLLNAINAPSLALLGRPLIGNGADGAPGTGANGGPGGILIGNGGAGGSGGTGQNGGNGGPAGLFGNGGAGGNGGLGVTTNGGKGGAGGAGGLFGSGGAGGNGGLSIIFDGGVGGAGGAAGLFGGGGAGGSGGFSGQANGGGGGAGGSGGFLGAGGVGGAGGFGGLSGGQGGGGGSAGLLGGLGGFGGGGGTGQTVNGGDGGAGGSGGLVGIGGDGGVGGAGVGKAGVGGTGGSAGVLGGVGGAGGAGGFGDVGGNGGAGGMGGAGGLVGVGGHGGVGGLASGSAAGAGGAGGAGGILVGAGGAGGAGGGGGVNNPLGSGGGGGAGGNAGLFGIGGVGGIGGQGSLDGGAGGSGGNGGAVGGFGGAGGAGGFGNVGGAGGAGGAGGLIGNGGAGGAGGISLSSAPTTGAAGGAGGSGGMIVGSGGAGGQGGFTSVGTGGIGGAGGKAGLIGNGGAGGAGGQGAPGATGGDGGRGGDAVVIGNGGNGGNGGLGPPNGNGGLGGAGGSLLGQPGLTGTG; encoded by the coding sequence GTGTCTTTTGTGACGACGGTGCCCGAGCTTGTGGATGCGGCGGCAACAGATTTCGCAAGAATCGGTTCGGCAATCAACGCGGCGGCCCAGGCCGCGGCTATCCCCACCACGTCGGTGTTGAGCGCCGGTTCCGATGAGGTGTCGGCGGGCATCGCGGCGGTGTTCGGAGCACATGGGCGGGCATATCAGGCGCTTGCCGCCCACGTCTCGGCATTTCATGACCAGTTCGTCCAGAATCTCGCCGCGAGCGCGGGCTCCTATGCCAGCGCCGAGGCCGCCAATGCCGCACCGAGCTTGCTGAATGCGATCAACGCGCCCAGCTTGGCGCTGCTGGGCCGTCCCCTGATCGGCAACGGCGCCGATGGAGCTCCCGGGACCGGGGCAAATGGCGGGCCCGGCGGGATATTGATCGGCAATGGCGGTGCGGGCGGTTCTGGTGGCACCGGCCAAAACGGCGGAAATGGCGGGCCCGCCGGGTTATTCGGCAACGGTGGCGCGGGCGGCAACGGCGGATTGGGTGTGACCACAAACGGTGGCAAGGGCGGGGCCGGCGGTGCCGGCGGGTTGTTTGGCTCCGGGGGTGCGGGTGGTAACGGCGGGCTCTCAATAATTTTCGACGGCGGCGTGGGCGGCGCGGGCGGTGCCGCGGGACTGTTCGGCGGCGGCGGTGCCGGCGGCTCCGGCGGGTTCTCCGGACAGGCTAACGGCGGCGGCGGCGGTGCTGGTGGATCCGGAGGATTTCTGGGTGCCGGAGGTGTCGGCGGGGCAGGTGGTTTCGGAGGACTCAGTGGTGGGCAGGGCGGGGGCGGCGGTAGCGCCGGGTTGCTCGGCGGCCTCGGCGGGTTCGGCGGCGGTGGTGGCACAGGTCAAACCGTCAACGGTGGTGATGGTGGAGCCGGCGGGTCCGGCGGGCTGGTCGGCATCGGTGGCGACGGCGGTGTGGGCGGAGCCGGCGTGGGCAAAGCCGGGGTCGGCGGAACGGGCGGCAGTGCCGGCGTCCTGGGCGGGGTTGGTGGCGCCGGCGGAGCTGGCGGATTTGGAGATGTTGGCGGCAACGGTGGTGCCGGCGGGATGGGTGGGGCCGGGGGCCTGGTCGGCGTCGGCGGCCACGGCGGAGTCGGCGGATTAGCGAGCGGCTCAGCCGCCGGCGCGGGTGGAGCTGGCGGAGCCGGTGGCATCCTGGTCGGTGCCGGGGGCGCAGGTGGCGCGGGGGGAGGTGGCGGAGTCAACAACCCCCTCGGCTCCGGCGGCGGTGGCGGAGCCGGCGGCAACGCTGGACTTTTCGGCATCGGTGGGGTCGGCGGAATCGGCGGTCAGGGCTCACTTGACGGCGGCGCCGGCGGGTCGGGCGGAAACGGTGGCGCAGTAGGCGGCTTTGGCGGCGCTGGCGGCGCCGGCGGATTCGGCAACGTTGGCGGCGCCGGCGGGGCAGGTGGAGCCGGTGGGCTAATCGGTAACGGCGGAGCAGGTGGAGCCGGCGGGATTTCGTTGTCCAGCGCGCCCACCACCGGCGCGGCGGGCGGGGCCGGCGGCAGTGGCGGCATGATCGTCGGCTCCGGCGGAGCGGGCGGGCAGGGTGGCTTCACCTCGGTCGGCACCGGCGGAATCGGCGGGGCCGGCGGTAAGGCCGGGCTGATCGGCAACGGCGGCGCCGGTGGCGCCGGTGGCCAGGGCGCACCCGGCGCGACTGGGGGTGACGGCGGCCGCGGTGGCGACGCCGTCGTCATCGGCAACGGCGGCAACGGCGGTAACGGCGGCCTGGGCCCACCCAACGGTAACGGTGGCCTGGGCGGCGCCGGCGGGTCGTTGCTGGGCCAGCCGGGTCTGACGGGCACCGGGTAG
- a CDS encoding transglycosylase family protein, producing the protein MLGPAVSPGSSHADSVNWEAIAQCESGGNWAADTGNGFYGGLQISQPTWQGNGGSGLPSAASPDGQIDVGERIMTTQGPGAWPRCSSCSRGDGPVGSLTHILTALMAANGGCTGNTDD; encoded by the coding sequence ATGTTGGGGCCCGCCGTGTCGCCGGGCAGCTCGCATGCCGATAGCGTCAATTGGGAAGCCATCGCGCAATGTGAGTCCGGCGGCAATTGGGCGGCCGACACCGGCAACGGTTTTTACGGTGGTTTGCAGATCAGCCAGCCGACGTGGCAAGGCAACGGCGGCTCCGGGTTGCCGTCGGCCGCCAGTCCCGACGGGCAGATCGATGTGGGGGAGCGAATCATGACGACTCAGGGGCCAGGCGCATGGCCAAGGTGCAGCTCATGTAGCCGTGGCGACGGCCCGGTAGGTTCCCTGACGCACATCCTGACAGCCCTGATGGCGGCAAACGGGGGTTGTACGGGTAACACCGACGACTGA
- a CDS encoding Ms4527A family Cys-rich leader peptide — protein sequence MRRHIDLKRVCSCCCRP from the coding sequence ATGCGTCGGCACATCGACCTCAAGCGCGTCTGCAGCTGTTGCTGTCGGCCTTGA